One window of Papaver somniferum cultivar HN1 chromosome 9, ASM357369v1, whole genome shotgun sequence genomic DNA carries:
- the LOC113309818 gene encoding eggshell protein 1-like, producing MEMMVAQRRAFLKSLKDYGDDDDDDDPRDYRFHGEDGGGDDDYHGGADDDQLDYRFHGGGDEPLGYRFHGDYDGGDDGPLDYCFHCGGGGGGGGGDLYGDEGGGDEPL from the exons ATGGAGATGATGGTGGCGCAGCGACGGGCATTTCTAAAGTCGCTCAAGG ATTAtggtgacgatgatgatgatgacgacccACGGGATTATCGTTTCCATGGTgaggatggtggtggtgatgatgattacCATGGTGGTGCTGATGATGACCAACTGGATTATCGCTtccatggtggtggtgatgaaccACTGGGTTATCGTTTCCATGGTGATtatgatggtggtgatgatggcccACTGGATTATTGCTTCCactgtggtggtggtggcggtggtggtggcggtgaccTCTAtggtgatgaaggtggtggtgatgaaccATTATAG
- the LOC113309821 gene encoding uncharacterized protein LOC113309821 translates to MVDECLDIIFPNKELKVADFMVDGILTFPYCNHLPHCDDCHNILQGVDYNIRDEDKVIWKGSKKGDFSMKETFQALTGDIIEVGWTKLVWFKNNIPINSFICWLTCHRRLKTKAKLQRWGLVNNASCVLCGGGTEDEDHLFLSCSFSSLIWKGLLIKMGIFRDVAKNWDEELLWCHNNFKNQGAVNNIKKLCLNNFVYHVWMKRNNRIFSTKKTSPEGVSHLITLDIRLECLAIKISNIDKPYIRRFMENWGIDCL, encoded by the coding sequence ATGGTGGATGAATGCTTAGATATTATCTTCCCTAATAAGGAGCTAAAGGTTGCTGATTTCATGGTTGATGGCATTCTTACTTTCCCATATTGTAATCATTTACCCCACTGTGATGATTGCCATAATATTCTTCAAGGGGTGGATTATAATATTAGAGATGAAGATAAGGTGATTTGGAAAGGCAGCAAAAAGGGAGATTTTTCTATGAAAGAAACTTTTCAGGCTCTTACTGGAGACATTATTGAGGTGGGATGGACTAAGTTGGTGTGGTTTAAGAATAATATCCCTATAAATTCTTTCATTTGCTGGTTAACTTGTCATAGAAGGCTTAAAACTAAAGCAAAATTGCAGAGATGGGGCCTTGTAAATAatgcttcttgtgttttgtgtggTGGAGGAACTGAAGATGAAGACCATTTATTCTTATCTTGCTCCTTCTCTAGTCTCATTTGGAAAGGTTTGTTAATCAAGATGGGAATTTTCCGAGATGTGGCCAAAAATTGGGATGAAGAGCTTCTTTGGTGTCACAACAACTTCAAGAATCAAGGTGCAGTTAATAATATTAAGAAATTGTGCCTTAATAACTTTGTTTATCATGTTTGGATGAAACGTAATAACAGGATTTTCTCCACTAAAAAGACAAGTCCTGAGGGGGTCAGCCACCTTATTACTTTAGATATCAGACTTGAGTGCTTAGCAATAAAGATTTCAAATATTGATAAACCTTATATTAGAAGGTTTATGGAAAATTGGGGCATTGATTGTTTGTAA